From the Oceanicaulis alexandrii DSM 11625 genome, one window contains:
- a CDS encoding PQQ-binding-like beta-propeller repeat protein, with amino-acid sequence MVISSNLLSAWYGAQNATALSRTTAFSQSASNAQNPNRSSSSDVLPPWDARGEIEALDVLKRSALADGVFFDKKLGDFASLDVGEDEKQLFAMYQGLRRLQALGSEAAEKGTLDSRRDFLDRRFQEGLNQLNSFFGDLSLEGVTVLKGEELSKAESSLAISRGISEYVTPIVHSGAFDAEVDGFQGDVSFTISVKKSGATTPVAIDLANMGATPRTLDNVAAFINTELENAGMLSRIERVKIGEEDENGIIPGDNFGFKIKGILTETLSFAPATGNPAVYMAGVSGDTEGAGGQLTKYVDIANGGDAAFMRRIDADGSVTTSDVAVPGGEEGETETRTKTDSNPLRILDSVQGADGGLYVVGYAENGLAGQSIKGEQDLILMRYDTTGKQVWARTLGAGGTAEGASIALDANGNVVVAGSVEGALGDTTELGGTDSLVSKFSADGVEQWTKRFGSNKDDEATAVSVGADGTIYVAGQTSAPVGGVVNAGKTDGYLRALDENGAILYTRAAGASAENDTAKSIAQAADGGLIVASEVNGSAVLTKYAAGDDGTGAPVWTLDLGDLDGGRIGEITVADDGAIYLAGAAGAAFSPSAPIEANAGGRDAVLVKISDGPTASVDFTTFLGSAEDNSATSVTVSNGVAYIAGKTSGALPGQTQNGARNAFVAGLDTTSGAVTFTQQLSGRGGLAEANAVVVDPTGDNALDKLGFPTGEVRYADSRVITARSSVREGDHFFISVDGGRKKKITIDDDETMRSLTFKLNAVLVLDGNSDVRRSANGDMLRIKPKEGVKIELFAGDDGRDALNGLGLPEGAIIGKASLLDKDSTSDAPEIFALELPTSLSITDKDSAAKALEALSKAQSVIQRAYRDLTTDPALKALLDGPQAGKRGGTVPSYLTAQVSNYQAGLDRLVNGGGGSTLGLF; translated from the coding sequence ATGGTCATTTCGTCCAATCTTCTCAGCGCCTGGTATGGCGCGCAGAATGCAACGGCGCTGTCACGCACGACAGCGTTCTCCCAGTCTGCGTCCAATGCCCAAAATCCCAACCGGTCTTCCTCCAGTGATGTTCTGCCGCCCTGGGATGCGCGCGGCGAGATCGAAGCGCTCGACGTTCTCAAGCGCAGCGCGCTGGCGGACGGCGTCTTCTTTGACAAGAAGCTCGGTGATTTCGCCAGCCTGGATGTGGGCGAGGACGAGAAACAGCTTTTCGCCATGTATCAGGGGCTGCGCCGCTTGCAGGCTCTGGGTTCGGAAGCCGCTGAAAAGGGCACGCTGGACAGCCGTCGCGATTTTCTCGACCGTCGTTTTCAGGAAGGCCTGAACCAGCTCAACAGTTTCTTCGGCGATCTCTCCCTTGAAGGGGTGACGGTGCTGAAAGGCGAGGAATTGTCCAAGGCGGAAAGCAGCCTGGCGATCTCCCGCGGCATCTCTGAATATGTGACGCCCATCGTTCACTCTGGCGCTTTTGATGCTGAAGTGGACGGGTTTCAGGGTGATGTCTCCTTCACCATCAGCGTGAAGAAGTCCGGCGCGACCACGCCTGTGGCCATTGATCTGGCCAATATGGGCGCGACCCCGCGCACGCTCGACAATGTCGCCGCTTTCATCAACACCGAGCTTGAAAACGCTGGCATGCTCAGCCGGATCGAGCGGGTGAAGATCGGCGAGGAAGACGAGAACGGGATCATTCCCGGCGATAATTTCGGATTCAAGATCAAGGGTATTCTGACCGAGACCCTGAGCTTTGCGCCTGCGACCGGCAATCCGGCGGTCTATATGGCCGGCGTGTCTGGCGATACCGAGGGTGCGGGCGGCCAGCTGACGAAATATGTCGATATCGCCAATGGCGGCGACGCCGCGTTCATGCGTCGCATCGACGCGGATGGCAGCGTGACCACGTCTGATGTGGCCGTGCCGGGCGGGGAAGAGGGTGAAACCGAAACCCGCACCAAAACGGACTCCAATCCGCTGCGCATTCTGGATTCCGTGCAAGGTGCGGATGGCGGCCTCTATGTGGTCGGCTACGCTGAAAACGGTTTGGCCGGGCAGTCGATCAAGGGCGAGCAGGATCTGATCCTGATGCGCTATGACACGACCGGCAAACAGGTCTGGGCGCGCACACTGGGCGCGGGCGGCACGGCGGAAGGCGCTTCTATCGCGCTGGACGCCAACGGCAATGTCGTGGTGGCGGGCTCTGTCGAGGGCGCTTTGGGCGACACGACCGAGTTGGGCGGCACGGATTCCCTGGTCTCCAAATTCTCCGCCGACGGCGTCGAGCAATGGACCAAGCGCTTTGGCAGCAATAAGGATGATGAAGCGACCGCAGTGAGCGTCGGCGCGGACGGCACGATCTATGTGGCCGGTCAGACCAGCGCGCCGGTGGGCGGCGTGGTCAATGCGGGCAAGACGGACGGGTATTTGCGCGCGCTCGATGAAAACGGCGCGATCCTGTATACGCGCGCCGCAGGCGCCAGCGCTGAGAATGACACCGCCAAATCCATCGCCCAAGCGGCGGATGGCGGGCTGATCGTGGCCAGCGAAGTGAACGGCAGCGCTGTGCTGACCAAATACGCAGCGGGTGATGACGGAACCGGCGCGCCGGTCTGGACGCTTGATCTCGGTGATCTGGACGGTGGCCGTATCGGCGAGATCACGGTGGCTGATGACGGGGCGATCTATCTGGCGGGCGCTGCGGGCGCAGCCTTCTCGCCCAGTGCGCCGATCGAGGCGAACGCCGGCGGCCGTGACGCCGTGCTGGTCAAAATCTCTGACGGTCCGACCGCCAGCGTCGATTTCACCACCTTCCTGGGCTCTGCGGAGGACAATTCCGCAACCTCTGTGACGGTCAGCAATGGCGTGGCCTACATAGCGGGCAAGACCTCTGGCGCGCTGCCGGGGCAGACCCAGAACGGCGCCCGCAACGCCTTTGTCGCGGGTCTGGACACGACCAGCGGCGCGGTCACTTTCACCCAGCAATTGTCTGGCCGGGGCGGCCTGGCGGAAGCCAATGCGGTGGTGGTCGATCCTACGGGCGATAATGCGCTCGACAAGCTCGGCTTCCCCACCGGCGAAGTGCGCTATGCGGACAGCCGCGTGATCACCGCGCGCTCGAGCGTGCGCGAAGGCGACCATTTCTTCATCTCCGTGGATGGCGGCCGGAAAAAGAAAATCACCATTGATGATGACGAGACCATGCGGTCTCTGACCTTCAAGCTGAACGCTGTGCTGGTGCTGGACGGCAATTCGGACGTGCGCCGCTCCGCCAATGGCGACATGTTGCGCATCAAGCCCAAGGAAGGCGTGAAGATCGAGCTGTTCGCCGGGGATGACGGTCGTGACGCGCTGAATGGATTGGGTCTGCCCGAGGGCGCGATCATCGGCAAGGCGTCGCTTCTGGACAAGGACAGCACGTCTGACGCGCCCGAGATTTTTGCGCTGGAACTGCCCACCTCCCTGTCGATCACAGACAAGGACAGCGCCGCGAAAGCTCTGGAAGCCTTGTCCAAGGCGCAATCGGTGATCCAGCGCGCTTACCGCGACCTGACCACGGATCCGGCGCTGAAAGCGCTTCTGGACGGCCCGCAGGCGGGCAAGCGTGGCGGCACGGTTCCGTCTTATCTGACGGCCCAGGTGTCTAACTATCAAGCGGGCCTGGATCGCCTTGTGAATGGCGGCGGCGGCAGTACGCTGGGCCTGTTCTAG
- a CDS encoding glycosyltransferase family protein → MGATVIVQAGSGPSALADRELVYLGDRSALACGLERARHIPGVDMVVCAVPDDRDHDLIAEEACDCAVMVVRGPAADPLGLVAQAAREAGASIVVRLTSQCPVIDPVIAGGVLALLTDARADYASNTMPARFPHGLDCEAFSALLLDEADRKADTLAERRSVTGWMRRNPDLTRANLTGPGGGLEHLRWMLETPEDAAFLQAMFAELGDKALTATAAEMAALCLRRPDLSELNADRVDYARLVSPERASVETRPMRFPFAA, encoded by the coding sequence ATGGGCGCGACTGTGATCGTTCAGGCCGGCAGCGGACCCAGCGCCCTTGCGGATCGCGAGCTTGTCTATCTCGGTGATCGGTCCGCCCTGGCGTGCGGGCTTGAGCGCGCCCGCCACATCCCGGGCGTTGATATGGTGGTCTGCGCCGTCCCCGATGATCGTGACCATGATCTGATCGCTGAAGAGGCGTGCGATTGCGCCGTCATGGTGGTGCGCGGACCTGCCGCGGATCCCTTGGGGCTTGTGGCGCAGGCGGCGCGCGAGGCTGGCGCATCCATCGTGGTGCGGCTCACCAGCCAGTGCCCGGTGATTGACCCTGTCATTGCTGGCGGCGTGTTGGCCTTGTTGACGGATGCGCGCGCCGATTACGCGTCCAACACCATGCCGGCGCGCTTCCCGCACGGGCTGGATTGCGAGGCCTTTTCCGCCCTGTTGCTCGACGAAGCGGATCGCAAGGCGGACACGCTGGCCGAGCGGCGCTCGGTGACGGGCTGGATGCGACGCAATCCCGATCTCACCCGCGCCAATCTGACGGGCCCCGGCGGCGGGCTGGAGCATTTGCGCTGGATGCTGGAGACGCCCGAGGACGCCGCTTTTCTGCAGGCGATGTTTGCAGAGCTGGGCGACAAAGCCCTGACGGCGACCGCGGCCGAGATGGCGGCGTTATGCTTGCGGCGCCCTGATCTGAGTGAGCTGAACGCCGACCGTGTCGATTATGCCCGACTGGTTTCGCCAGAGCGCGCCAGCGTTGAAACGCGGCCCATGCGGTTTCCCTTCGCCGCTTGA
- the pseB gene encoding UDP-N-acetylglucosamine 4,6-dehydratase (inverting) yields the protein MSQPPKTSKTADDDVNRLFLGRDFRSPRIDLNGKTILITGGTGSFGHHFVQTVINEYKPKKLIVFSRDELKQYEMAQRFSPEEHRFMRYFIGDVRDEGRLDMAMRGVDVVVHAAALKHVPIAEYNPFECMRTNVFGAENVVRAAIKRGVQHVCALSTDKAASPINLYGASKLASDKIFTAAQHMGGEDGPTFSVVRYGNVVGSRGSVVPFFKKLVAEGADHLPITDPRMTRFWITLEQGVNFVLSALEMAKGGEVFVPKIPSMSTVDLARSIAPNLPHKMVGIRPGEKLHEVMVPEDDSRSTVELEDRYVILPHSSERLRAEWFADGAVPVPEGFEYQSDSNPERLDARTLQNILNEKLALKA from the coding sequence ATGAGCCAGCCCCCAAAGACCTCGAAAACCGCGGACGATGATGTCAACCGCCTGTTTCTGGGGCGAGATTTTCGTAGCCCGCGGATTGATCTGAATGGCAAGACCATCCTGATCACCGGCGGAACGGGGTCGTTTGGCCATCATTTCGTCCAGACCGTGATCAACGAATACAAGCCCAAAAAGCTGATCGTGTTCTCGCGCGACGAACTCAAACAGTACGAGATGGCGCAGCGCTTCAGCCCGGAAGAGCACCGCTTCATGCGCTACTTCATCGGCGATGTGCGCGATGAGGGCCGACTGGACATGGCGATGCGCGGGGTCGACGTGGTGGTCCACGCCGCCGCGCTCAAGCATGTGCCGATTGCGGAATACAATCCGTTTGAATGCATGCGCACCAATGTGTTCGGCGCGGAAAATGTGGTGCGCGCGGCCATCAAGCGCGGGGTGCAGCATGTGTGCGCCCTGTCGACGGACAAGGCCGCCAGCCCGATCAATCTGTATGGCGCCTCCAAGCTGGCGTCCGACAAGATCTTCACCGCCGCCCAGCATATGGGCGGCGAGGACGGGCCGACCTTCTCGGTCGTGCGGTATGGCAATGTGGTCGGCTCGCGCGGCTCGGTCGTGCCGTTCTTCAAGAAGCTTGTCGCTGAGGGCGCGGACCATCTGCCCATCACCGATCCGCGCATGACCCGGTTCTGGATCACCCTGGAACAGGGCGTGAATTTCGTCTTGTCCGCGCTGGAAATGGCCAAGGGCGGCGAAGTCTTCGTGCCGAAGATTCCGTCCATGAGCACGGTGGATCTGGCGCGCTCGATCGCGCCTAACCTGCCCCACAAGATGGTGGGTATCCGCCCCGGCGAGAAATTGCACGAAGTCATGGTGCCCGAGGATGATTCTCGCTCCACGGTGGAGCTGGAGGATCGCTATGTGATCTTGCCGCACAGTTCCGAACGGCTGCGCGCGGAATGGTTCGCCGACGGCGCCGTACCGGTCCCAGAAGGGTTTGAGTATCAGTCTGACTCCAATCCCGAACGTCTGGATGCCCGCACGCTCCAGAACATTCTCAATGAAAAACTTGCCCTGAAGGCCTGA
- a CDS encoding pseudaminic acid biosynthesis-associated methylase: protein MTHDPVNTWSGEFGDEYTQRCSPEEFRIRARTRLWSRWLDAFGTREPQTICEVGCNLGLNQRALQRLSDAELFAVEPNDSARETLIKDGVLPESHIRAGRGEDLPFDDSSMDLVFTNGVLIHVHPDNLGQVADEMYRVSKRFILVSEYFNPDPVELVYRGMTDHLWKRDFAGFFLDRFKGLEVVADGFSWKRTSNLDNPTWALMEKRPA from the coding sequence ATGACCCATGATCCCGTGAACACCTGGTCGGGCGAGTTCGGCGACGAATACACCCAGCGCTGCAGCCCCGAAGAGTTCCGCATCCGCGCCCGCACCCGTCTGTGGTCGCGCTGGCTGGACGCCTTCGGGACGCGCGAGCCCCAGACCATTTGCGAGGTTGGCTGCAATCTGGGCCTGAACCAGCGCGCGCTTCAACGCCTCAGCGATGCTGAATTGTTCGCGGTGGAGCCCAATGACAGCGCGCGCGAAACCCTGATCAAGGATGGCGTGCTGCCTGAGAGTCATATCCGTGCGGGCCGGGGCGAGGATTTGCCCTTTGACGATTCAAGCATGGATCTGGTGTTCACCAACGGCGTTCTGATCCACGTCCACCCCGACAATCTCGGCCAGGTGGCCGACGAGATGTATCGCGTCTCCAAGCGCTTCATCCTGGTCTCGGAATACTTCAATCCCGACCCGGTCGAGCTCGTCTATCGCGGCATGACCGACCATTTGTGGAAGCGCGACTTCGCCGGCTTCTTCCTGGATCGCTTCAAGGGTCTGGAAGTGGTGGCGGACGGGTTCAGCTGGAAGCGCACCAGCAATCTGGACAACCCGACCTGGGCGTTGATGGAAAAACGGCCCGCCTAG